A region from the Ichthyobacterium seriolicida genome encodes:
- a CDS encoding SUF system Fe-S cluster assembly protein: MTDKEAQEIGERVIDVLRTVYDPEIPVDIYELGLIYDVSVSEDKDVKILMTLTSPNCPVAEIMPNEVKTKVENLDVVNNCEIEMTFDPPWTKEMMSEEAMLELGML, encoded by the coding sequence ATGACAGATAAAGAGGCACAGGAAATAGGCGAAAGGGTGATAGATGTTTTACGCACTGTATACGATCCAGAGATTCCAGTTGATATATATGAGTTAGGTCTTATTTACGATGTCAGCGTAAGTGAAGACAAGGATGTTAAGATTCTCATGACATTGACTTCTCCAAATTGTCCTGTTGCTGAGATCATGCCTAATGAAGTAAAAACCAAGGTAGAAAATTTGGATGTAGTAAATAATTGTGAAATAGAGATGACTTTCGATCCACCTTGGACCAAAGAAATGATGAGTGAAGAAGCCATGTTAGAATTAGGAATGTTATAG